In one Diabrotica virgifera virgifera chromosome 7, PGI_DIABVI_V3a genomic region, the following are encoded:
- the LOC114325716 gene encoding endocuticle structural glycoprotein SgAbd-2-like, with translation MRTAVIILIIFVSSALAAQGPLREKDIIPIISQDRQFNFDGTFRSSYKTGNGITVEEEGFLKNAGNKDTESEQVQGAFQYTAPDGSPIQVTYIADENGFRATGPHLPVPPVDDKTPPPIPLAILKSLEYNAAHPEENDDGEGKIRPPRRF, from the exons ATGAGGACTGCC gtaataatattaataatatttgtaTCCTCTGCATTAGCTGCCCAAGGACCACTTCGGGAAAAAGATATTATTCCAATAATAAGTCAGGACAGGCAATTTAATTTTGATGGAACGTTTCGCTCATCATATAAAACCGGGAATGGTATAACTGTAGAAGAGGAAGGTTTCTTAAAAAATGCTG gaaaCAAAGACACTGAGTCAGAGCAAGTACAGGGCGCATTTCAATACACAGCACCAGATGGCTCTCCAATCCAGGTAACCTACATAGCAGACGAAAATGGTTTCCGAGCTACAGGACCTCATCTTCCAGTACCTCCAGTTGACGATAAAACACCACCACCCATTCCATTGGCCATCTTAAAATCACTTGAATATAATGCGGCACATCCAGAAGAAAATGATGATGGAGAAGGAAAGATTAGACCACCAAGACGATTCTAG